GTCCATGATGTAGAAGCCGTCCGCCTCCGCCCCCAGCGGCTCCCACAGCTTGCGCGCGGTGTAGGCGGCGACGCTGCCCCCCGACACGCGCTCGATCAGCCAGCCGAGCACCGCGGTGTCGATCGTCTTGTAGGCGAAGACCGCGCCCGGCTTGTGCGCGCGCTTGATCGTGCGCGCGACGTCGGCGAAGCGCGCGACATTCTTGACCAGCGCGTTGATGTGGTTGGTCGCCGCGATCCCCGGATTGGCGAAGTCGTAGCGTTCCTCGTAATCGACGCCCGAGCGCATCTGGAGGATCTGGCGGATCGTCGTCCCGTCATAGCCGCCGCCGCGAAGCTCCGGCAGATAGCGCGTGATCGGATCGTCGAGCGAGGCGATCAGCTTGTCCTCCAGCGCCGCACCGACCAGCGTCGAGGTGACCGACTTGGTCATCGACCAGCCCATGAACCGCGTGCGCTCGTTGGAATTGTTGCGATAGATCTCGCTGACGATGCGCCCGTCCTTCATGACGAGCAGCGCGTTGGTGTAGCTGCGCTCCAGGAAGTCGTCCGCACGATAGGTCTGTCCGTTCACCTGATAGGTGAAGTCGAGCGGATGGTCGGCGCGCGGCAGGCGCCAGACGGGTCCGCTGCGCGCCACGGTCCGCGTCGTGAACAGCGTGTCCATGCTGCGGAAGGTCAGCGTGTTGATGTCGCCGTCGAGCATGTGCCAGCGCGCGATCTGAACCGCGACGGGCACGTCGGACTTGGCACCGGCGGCAAGCGGCGCGGGCAATTGCTGCTGTGCGGATGCGGGTGCCGCGATGGCGATCGCGGCGGCCGACAACAGGCGAACGGACAGCAGACGAATGAGTGACTGGCGCATGATCCTCCCCTCACGCCGCGCGATCGTCGTCCCTTTTCAGGCTGTCGCGGCGTGCGTGGGGAGGAATTAGAGCGGCCGGAGCGATCGCCGCGACTCTCATTTGATATATGGCATTGCTTTATCGCGGGGCGAGGCTGCGCCGGGCGGCGGACCCGTGGACGATCCGCACTAGGTCGGCCTGACGCTGCGTTCCCGTCTTCGACAGCACGCGGTTGAGCTGAACCCGCGCCGTCCCCGTCGCGATGCCCCGCGCGAGCGCATATTCGGTGATCGATGCACCCCCCGCCAGCGCGGAGGTCAGCCGCGCTTCGGCCGGCGACAGGTCGAACAACGCAGCCAGATCCTCGACATCGAACTGGGTCGGGCTGTCGGGCAGCGACAGCAGGATCGACAACGGCGCCGTCTCGGTCCCCGCGGGCGAGGCGCCGACGGTGTCGCCGGTCGGCGCGATGCGCAGGTGGAGCGTCGCGCCGTCGTCCCCGACCAGGACGACGCGGCCGACGCGCGCCGCGCCGGTCGCGACCGCATGCGCCGCACCGCGCAGCCGCTCGCTGTCGCAAGGGCGCGCGCAGCGCAGCTTGCCCGCCACCTGCGCGATCAGCGAGGTCTGCGCGAGCACCTGGACCGCCGCCGCGTTGCGCCAGTCGATCGAAAGGTCGGCGCCGCAGAGCAGCAGGCCTGCCTGCACATGGCTGGATGCCGCAGCGAGCGTGTCAGCCCGCGCCTGAAGCGCGCCGATCCGCGCGCTCAGCCGCACCGCCTGTTGCAGGTGGGGAAGCAGGCGCGCGAGATCGCCCTCCTCCGCCTCGCTCAGGTCACGCATGTCGCCGGGATGGCGGTGGAGCAGCAGCGTAAAGGTGCGATCGCCGCCGATCGGGAACGAGGCCCACAATCCGATACCCAGGTCCGCATGCGCCATCCGCCGGCGCAGGTCGTCGATCAGCCGCGACTGCGAGCCGAAGCTGCGCTGGTCGCTCGAAATCTCGATGCCGGGAACATAGCCGGGCGGCAATTGATAGCGCGGGCTGTCGGGCTGGTTTAGATAGCTGTCGTGCCGCGCGGCATGGGCGGTCGACAGCGTGTCGCGCACGGTCCAGGTTTCCCAGCTCGCCTGCGCCGCCTCTTGAACGACCTGCACCACGGCGCTTCGCACCGACAGCGCGCTGCACAGCGCGTCGAGCATGGGCGTCCACCGCGCCTCGGACTCCGCGGCGGCGTAGAGATCCAGCAGGACCCGGTCGTCGTACAGGTGGACCCCTCCTTCCACGCAGCTGGCGTGAGAATACCGGGTGCAGGGTCGGCGGGCAATCTCTGCCGCCGGATGCTGGCGCCAGCTTCGA
This is a stretch of genomic DNA from Sphingomonas sp. Y38-1Y. It encodes these proteins:
- a CDS encoding serine hydrolase; amino-acid sequence: MRQSLIRLLSVRLLSAAAIAIAAPASAQQQLPAPLAAGAKSDVPVAVQIARWHMLDGDINTLTFRSMDTLFTTRTVARSGPVWRLPRADHPLDFTYQVNGQTYRADDFLERSYTNALLVMKDGRIVSEIYRNNSNERTRFMGWSMTKSVTSTLVGAALEDKLIASLDDPITRYLPELRGGGYDGTTIRQILQMRSGVDYEERYDFANPGIAATNHINALVKNVARFADVARTIKRAHKPGAVFAYKTIDTAVLGWLIERVSGGSVAAYTARKLWEPLGAEADGFYIMDGAPGTGREFSGAGFNATLRDWARFGQMVLGGGMADGRRVVSPQWLTMASAPAAAEDATGGYGMQWWTMPNTPAFSAIGLQGQYVFVDPATRTVVVKLSYFPPAEDGASAETAAFLAAASAWTPR